In the Rhodothermaceae bacterium genome, one interval contains:
- a CDS encoding auracyanin, translated as MKSPLYSFLVLIFAVTFVACGGGGSDSETTPSETEETTEASSGPESIELTIQPFGEEMKYAVDTLTVAAGAEVTLILENTATLPIMVHNVVILTTNNDEDVNRVGMAAIVAGEAGGYLPEDDAILAATPMAQPGETVQVTFNAPSEPGVHRFICTYPGHYALMQGVLVVT; from the coding sequence ATGAAGTCCCCCTTATATTCATTTCTGGTTTTAATTTTTGCAGTGACGTTTGTAGCATGCGGCGGAGGCGGTTCAGACTCCGAAACAACACCCTCAGAAACAGAAGAAACAACAGAAGCATCTTCTGGGCCTGAAAGCATCGAATTGACGATCCAGCCGTTTGGTGAGGAGATGAAATATGCAGTTGACACCCTCACGGTTGCCGCAGGGGCCGAGGTCACATTGATCCTGGAGAACACTGCGACGCTTCCGATAATGGTTCACAACGTTGTCATACTTACGACCAACAACGATGAGGATGTGAATCGTGTTGGCATGGCCGCAATTGTGGCTGGGGAGGCAGGTGGTTATCTCCCTGAAGATGATGCCATCCTTGCCGCTACTCCAATGGCGCAGCCGGGGGAAACCGTTCAAGTCACTTTCAACGCACCCTCCGAGCCAGGAGTGCACCGTTTCATTTGCACCTATCCGGGACACTA
- a CDS encoding polysaccharide deacetylase family protein, giving the protein MSLDPITRRGFLKSVGLSALAATTKRQKTHVITLSFDDGFRKSSIETARIFEKHGLSACINVIATSHHDDFVPPNDYHLVPAGDFGLWNELVARGHEVMPHGYKHQNLTEVPLQVAKDLIMRCLDYFSEALDGFDPEQAIFNFPYNASNPAIEEWLADQVKAFRTGYAQINALPHAGQKKLICSSHGPGNIDAFLAEEINRFLASSGGWLIFNAHGLDEEGWGPLSASHLDKLLSELTAMGNVLVIPTGRALANV; this is encoded by the coding sequence ATGAGTTTAGATCCTATCACCCGCCGGGGCTTTTTGAAGAGTGTGGGACTCTCTGCTCTTGCCGCAACCACCAAGCGGCAGAAGACACACGTAATCACGCTCAGCTTCGACGACGGATTCCGTAAATCGAGTATAGAAACGGCGAGGATCTTTGAGAAGCATGGGTTGTCAGCCTGTATCAACGTTATTGCCACGTCCCACCACGATGACTTCGTTCCGCCTAACGACTACCACCTTGTTCCAGCGGGTGATTTTGGACTGTGGAACGAATTGGTTGCACGAGGCCATGAAGTCATGCCTCATGGGTATAAGCACCAGAATCTGACTGAGGTGCCGCTGCAGGTTGCAAAGGACCTGATCATGCGCTGCCTGGATTATTTCAGCGAGGCATTGGATGGATTCGACCCCGAGCAAGCTATATTCAACTTTCCCTACAATGCTTCAAATCCTGCTATAGAGGAATGGCTTGCCGATCAAGTGAAAGCATTTCGGACGGGCTATGCACAGATTAACGCGCTGCCACACGCCGGGCAGAAGAAGCTGATTTGTAGCAGCCACGGTCCCGGGAATATTGACGCATTTCTTGCCGAGGAGATTAATCGTTTTCTGGCCTCGTCCGGCGGATGGCTAATCTTCAACGCCCACGGGTTGGATGAAGAGGGCTGGGGCCCTCTTTCCGCTTCGCATCTTGACAAGCTTCTTTCCGAATTGACGGCAATGGGAAATGTCCTCGTGATTCCTACTGGACGGGCATTGGCAAACGTGTGA
- a CDS encoding sulfatase, whose product MSGLFFPIVMLVFGLSVASCTQESDPPNILFIAVDDLNTDLGTYGHGLVSSPHIDRLAARGVRFDRAYCQYPVCSPSRSSFLTGLYPEQTGILTNQDSLRKYIPDIPTLPQWFKEHGYHTARVGKIFHYGVPGQIGTDGMDDPASWSEIVNPRGIDREVHDRIHTIVPNQFGGTLSWLSMDPEDGLHTDELGAAAAIRIMEEQHPSQTGTPLFLAVGFYRPHTPFVATSPYFELYPIDQIDPVLEQPGDRDDIPIAALADRPKQRDLTMEKRREIIQAYYASVSFMDAQVGLLLDALERLDLDDNTIVVFVSDHGYHLGHHGLWQKGDLFEGSVRVPLIVVAPEGLRKGCGTEALVELVDLYPTLADLAGLPTPEHLNGLSLRPILEDTNRPGRAAALTVGWSRAAWMHPEMGNRNVMGYSIRTERFRYTEWDGGNEGAELYDYEVDPMEIDNLVGDPIYADTLARLKQLMEARKQTAK is encoded by the coding sequence ATGTCCGGTTTGTTTTTCCCGATAGTCATGCTTGTTTTTGGGCTGTCCGTTGCGTCCTGTACGCAGGAGTCGGATCCACCAAATATCCTCTTCATTGCCGTTGACGACCTGAACACGGATCTCGGTACATATGGCCACGGTCTAGTCAGCAGCCCACATATTGACCGCTTGGCTGCTCGTGGCGTGAGATTCGATCGGGCATACTGCCAGTATCCCGTCTGTAGCCCCAGTCGATCCAGCTTTCTAACCGGACTCTATCCAGAACAAACCGGCATACTGACTAATCAGGATAGTTTACGCAAATACATTCCCGATATTCCCACGCTTCCCCAGTGGTTTAAGGAGCACGGGTACCACACAGCCCGCGTAGGAAAAATCTTCCACTATGGTGTCCCAGGCCAAATCGGTACGGACGGTATGGATGATCCCGCGTCGTGGTCCGAAATCGTAAATCCACGTGGAATCGATCGCGAGGTTCACGATCGCATACATACTATCGTTCCAAACCAGTTTGGCGGGACGCTAAGCTGGCTGAGTATGGACCCGGAAGATGGTCTCCATACGGATGAATTGGGTGCGGCTGCAGCTATTCGGATCATGGAAGAGCAACACCCATCCCAGACGGGTACGCCCCTGTTCCTTGCAGTCGGATTCTATCGCCCGCACACGCCGTTTGTAGCTACATCCCCCTACTTTGAATTGTATCCGATAGATCAGATCGATCCCGTTCTTGAGCAGCCAGGTGATCGAGATGATATCCCAATTGCTGCTTTGGCCGATCGACCAAAGCAGCGCGATCTGACCATGGAAAAGCGTCGCGAAATTATTCAGGCCTACTATGCTTCCGTATCGTTTATGGATGCACAGGTAGGTCTCCTCCTGGATGCGCTGGAGCGACTGGATCTGGACGACAATACCATTGTTGTGTTCGTCTCTGATCACGGATATCATCTGGGACATCATGGGCTTTGGCAGAAGGGCGATTTGTTCGAGGGATCCGTTCGTGTCCCATTGATTGTTGTTGCGCCGGAGGGGCTGCGAAAAGGCTGTGGTACGGAAGCGCTAGTAGAGCTCGTGGATTTGTATCCCACACTTGCAGATTTGGCTGGCCTGCCAACACCTGAACACCTCAATGGGTTAAGTCTTCGGCCTATTCTGGAGGACACGAACCGCCCAGGCAGAGCTGCCGCCCTTACGGTTGGCTGGAGCAGGGCCGCGTGGATGCATCCTGAAATGGGCAATCGGAACGTGATGGGATATTCGATTCGTACGGAACGATTCCGGTACACCGAATGGGATGGTGGAAATGAAGGTGCCGAACTTTACGATTACGAAGTGGACCCGATGGAGATAGACAATCTGGTTGGCGATCCCATCTATGCAGACACTTTGGCTCGACTGAAACAATTAATGGAGGCTCGAAAACAAACCGCGAAATAG
- a CDS encoding sulfatase produces MQKYSCLFLLLLATCTYEPPTPPNVIIMFVDDLGYSDIGVYGSPDYATPNLDLMAAEGVHFTDFYVSQAVCSASRASLLTGSYANRIGIHGALGPGNSHGIHEDEVTLGELFKTQGYATATYGKWHLGHHPQFLPMEHGFDDYYGIPYSNDMWPFHPETPDSWGDLPTIEGDSIVGFNTDQSRFTTDFTLRSTEFIRTQASAERPFFLYIAHPMPHVPLFVSEERLGASGASLYGDVIHEIDWSMGQIIQTLKDLEIDDHTLVLFASDNGPWLSYGNHAGDASPLREGKGTAWEGGVRVPFIARWPGTLPEGLAVTTPAMTIDLFPTLAHLIDAPLPEHPIDGQNIWPLLNGETTVSPQKAYFFWYHQNELHAVRSDRWKLYFPHRYRTMIGQAPGADGIPGRYTHLNSGLELYDLVTDVQETQDVSENHPEVVEQLSVLADSMREVLGDRLHNVEGTQIRQPGQIQPR; encoded by the coding sequence ATGCAAAAATACTCTTGTCTGTTCTTGCTCCTTCTGGCCACCTGCACGTACGAGCCGCCAACCCCACCCAATGTAATCATCATGTTCGTTGATGATCTGGGATATAGTGACATTGGTGTCTATGGGTCACCTGACTATGCGACTCCCAATCTTGACCTAATGGCAGCAGAGGGAGTCCATTTTACAGATTTCTATGTGAGTCAAGCCGTCTGCTCCGCTTCCCGTGCCTCGCTTCTGACTGGCAGCTATGCAAACCGAATCGGGATCCACGGTGCGCTGGGCCCAGGGAATTCACACGGGATTCATGAAGATGAAGTGACTTTGGGCGAACTCTTCAAGACACAGGGCTACGCCACGGCAACGTACGGGAAATGGCACCTTGGCCATCATCCCCAATTCTTGCCAATGGAACATGGATTTGATGACTATTACGGTATCCCCTACTCAAACGATATGTGGCCGTTTCATCCCGAGACCCCAGATAGCTGGGGGGATTTACCGACCATTGAAGGAGACTCAATCGTGGGATTCAATACGGACCAATCCCGCTTTACGACAGATTTTACACTGCGCAGCACGGAATTTATCCGAACTCAGGCATCTGCCGAGCGTCCCTTCTTCCTTTACATCGCTCACCCAATGCCGCATGTCCCCCTCTTTGTTTCCGAAGAGCGTCTAGGTGCTAGCGGTGCAAGCCTGTATGGGGATGTCATCCATGAGATCGATTGGTCAATGGGGCAGATCATACAAACCTTAAAGGACTTGGAGATTGATGACCATACTCTGGTCCTGTTTGCGAGTGACAACGGCCCATGGCTTAGCTATGGCAATCACGCCGGCGATGCCAGTCCTCTGCGCGAAGGAAAAGGAACCGCATGGGAAGGCGGCGTAAGAGTGCCCTTCATTGCCCGCTGGCCAGGGACCTTGCCCGAAGGACTAGCTGTCACCACACCTGCTATGACCATTGATTTGTTTCCGACTCTGGCGCATCTTATTGATGCACCATTGCCTGAACATCCGATTGATGGACAAAATATCTGGCCGCTCCTGAACGGTGAAACCACCGTATCTCCTCAAAAAGCCTACTTCTTCTGGTATCATCAAAATGAACTGCACGCTGTGCGCAGCGATCGCTGGAAGCTGTATTTTCCTCATCGATATCGAACGATGATTGGACAAGCACCCGGTGCAGATGGGATTCCAGGTCGATATACACACCTGAATTCCGGACTGGAACTCTATGACCTTGTTACAGATGTACAAGAGACACAGGATGTATCTGAAAACCATCCAGAGGTGGTTGAGCAACTCAGTGTGCTGGCAGACAGCATGCGGGAAGTGCTCGGAGATCGGCTGCACAATGTGGAGGGAACTCAGATACGGCAACCAGGGCAAATTCAGCCGCGCTGA
- the gnd gene encoding decarboxylating NADP(+)-dependent phosphogluconate dehydrogenase, which produces MKHETGADIGVIGLAVMGQNLVLNMHDHGFSVTVYNRTVSTMKDFIAGPAAGTSIQGVDSLQELVATLKRPRRILLMVKAGTVVDQTIASLLPLLDAGDILIDGGNSNYHDTIRRTNEVEAQGMLFIGTGVSGGEEGARTGPSIMPGGSTEAWPHVKPIFQRIAAEVDGSPCCEWIGPDGAGHFVKMVHNGIEYGDMQIIAESYHLMKELFGFSNLEMRDVYAEWNTGKLNSYLIQITRDILGHQDEEGKFTLDTVLDCAGQKGTGKWTVASALDQGTPLTLIGEAVFSRFLSSLNSERTHASGILPGPSPALDQVDIKGLVRDLHDAVYAAKIMSYAQGYMLLRSAAETYNWPLDYGSIAMMWRGGCIIRSAFLEKIKEAFDNQADLQNLLMAPYFTEALSEAQGAWRRVVATAVSCGVPTPALSSALAFYDGYRQAKGPANLIQAQRDYFGAHTYERVGEVRGKFFHTNWTGSGGAITAGTYDA; this is translated from the coding sequence ATGAAGCACGAAACAGGAGCTGATATTGGCGTGATTGGTCTGGCCGTCATGGGGCAGAATCTGGTCTTAAATATGCATGATCATGGGTTTTCTGTGACGGTGTACAACCGTACGGTATCGACAATGAAAGACTTCATTGCCGGACCTGCCGCTGGCACGTCTATTCAAGGAGTCGACTCACTTCAGGAACTCGTCGCCACGCTCAAGCGACCGCGGCGGATTCTGCTGATGGTCAAGGCAGGGACCGTCGTTGATCAAACGATTGCCAGCCTGCTACCGCTCCTGGATGCTGGCGATATTCTGATTGACGGCGGAAATTCAAATTATCACGATACAATTCGACGCACAAATGAAGTCGAGGCACAGGGTATGTTATTCATTGGAACCGGAGTTTCCGGTGGGGAGGAAGGAGCTCGAACCGGTCCGAGTATCATGCCCGGTGGTAGCACGGAGGCATGGCCGCATGTAAAGCCTATTTTTCAGCGCATCGCTGCCGAAGTGGATGGTTCTCCATGTTGTGAATGGATTGGCCCAGATGGAGCTGGACACTTTGTCAAGATGGTCCATAATGGGATTGAATATGGTGACATGCAAATTATTGCGGAGTCCTATCATCTCATGAAAGAACTCTTTGGGTTCTCGAACCTTGAGATGCGGGATGTCTATGCTGAATGGAATACGGGCAAGCTGAATTCGTATCTCATTCAGATTACCCGCGACATTCTTGGGCATCAGGATGAAGAAGGGAAATTTACACTTGACACTGTCCTAGACTGCGCCGGACAAAAAGGCACAGGGAAATGGACTGTGGCAAGTGCTCTAGATCAGGGAACCCCGCTCACATTGATCGGCGAAGCCGTCTTTTCCCGGTTCCTTTCTTCTTTGAATTCTGAGCGTACTCATGCGTCGGGGATCCTCCCAGGACCCTCGCCCGCACTTGATCAAGTGGATATAAAGGGACTGGTACGTGACCTACACGATGCAGTCTATGCCGCAAAGATCATGTCCTACGCTCAAGGGTATATGCTTCTTCGTTCGGCAGCCGAAACTTACAACTGGCCTCTGGACTATGGGAGCATTGCTATGATGTGGCGAGGAGGCTGCATCATCCGTTCGGCATTCCTGGAAAAGATCAAGGAAGCGTTTGACAACCAGGCAGATTTACAAAACCTATTGATGGCCCCCTACTTCACCGAGGCACTCTCAGAAGCGCAAGGAGCGTGGCGCCGAGTCGTTGCGACCGCGGTTTCCTGTGGCGTTCCCACCCCGGCGCTCAGTAGCGCACTTGCATTTTATGACGGCTACCGACAGGCAAAGGGCCCTGCAAACCTGATTCAAGCTCAGAGGGATTACTTTGGGGCTCATACGTATGAGCGAGTTGGTGAGGTACGCGGGAAGTTTTTCCATACGAATTGGACGGGGTCTGGAGGAGCCATAACCGCAGGAACTTATGATGCCTGA
- a CDS encoding nucleoside hydrolase — protein MMPDHLSNHIIVDTDAGPDDLLALGYLLVHPTIQVEAITISYGLAHADRAAINIARVVAAFATGHIPVYIGDPEPSSGDAAFPQRWRKLSDDLPGVRLPKAFIPPEEEHAVSFLRRRLSRSSRPVRVLALGALTNLAGLTRATAPAIQELVIMGGALAVPGNVNDSEEFISPTAKAEWNFFVDPLAASKVFSSDLPITLIPLDATNQVPVKIPFIDHFGKMARCPVGRMTTEVLESVRPYAEQGVFYAWDPLAAVYLAHPDVVKLFRFPVTVKSSGSDAGTSRKSDTGNQYSVAMAAYGELFMRYFVKPFEITARVYS, from the coding sequence ATGATGCCTGACCACTTGTCGAATCATATTATTGTGGATACCGATGCTGGCCCCGATGATCTTCTGGCATTAGGGTATTTGCTGGTTCATCCAACCATCCAGGTGGAAGCAATTACGATATCCTATGGTCTTGCTCATGCAGATCGTGCCGCAATCAATATTGCCCGCGTCGTCGCGGCGTTTGCCACAGGACATATCCCGGTATACATTGGTGATCCTGAACCATCGTCGGGAGATGCTGCCTTCCCCCAACGCTGGCGCAAGCTTTCAGATGATCTTCCCGGCGTACGCCTTCCAAAAGCATTCATTCCTCCCGAAGAAGAGCATGCTGTTTCATTTTTGCGGCGCAGGCTTTCACGATCTTCCCGGCCTGTCCGTGTACTGGCCCTTGGTGCCCTTACGAACCTGGCTGGTTTGACCCGAGCCACTGCTCCGGCCATCCAAGAACTCGTGATTATGGGGGGAGCGTTGGCCGTACCAGGGAATGTTAATGACTCGGAAGAATTTATTTCACCCACCGCAAAAGCGGAGTGGAATTTTTTTGTAGACCCACTGGCTGCATCAAAAGTTTTCTCCTCTGACCTGCCAATTACACTGATCCCTCTGGATGCGACGAATCAGGTACCCGTCAAAATCCCCTTCATTGATCACTTCGGTAAAATGGCCCGCTGTCCTGTAGGGCGTATGACCACAGAGGTGTTGGAGTCGGTTCGCCCCTATGCAGAACAGGGCGTCTTTTACGCCTGGGATCCATTGGCTGCCGTTTACCTCGCCCATCCCGATGTCGTGAAATTATTCCGATTCCCCGTCACGGTAAAATCTTCCGGCTCTGACGCAGGGACCTCTCGCAAATCCGATACCGGTAACCAGTACTCCGTTGCGATGGCCGCATATGGGGAGTTATTTATGCGCTATTTCGTCAAACCTTTTGAGATTACTGCTCGGGTATACAGCTAA
- the mreD gene encoding rod shape-determining protein MreD, with translation MGDLLRLFFIGTAAVALQWLFFGRLDLWGATPDVVLLFVLWVAVRYGQTIGTIAGFLVGFALDAIYGLWGIHMFVKTVIGFLVGLLNMINSEVFVRSARRVVETTLVISLVHNSLLALFVVMQRGVGWGYLFWVLCIGGTLYTTLVAFLAVTFWRR, from the coding sequence ATGGGTGACTTATTACGTCTCTTCTTTATTGGAACCGCCGCCGTCGCCCTTCAGTGGCTTTTCTTTGGGAGGTTGGATTTGTGGGGGGCTACTCCAGATGTGGTATTGCTTTTTGTACTCTGGGTTGCCGTGCGCTATGGCCAGACTATCGGAACAATAGCGGGTTTTCTGGTGGGCTTTGCACTGGATGCAATCTATGGTTTATGGGGAATCCATATGTTTGTAAAGACAGTGATCGGCTTCCTGGTTGGTCTTCTGAATATGATTAACAGCGAGGTTTTTGTCAGATCAGCACGTCGAGTGGTTGAGACAACCCTAGTCATTTCATTGGTGCATAACAGCCTACTCGCACTCTTTGTTGTAATGCAGCGGGGGGTTGGTTGGGGATATCTTTTTTGGGTGTTGTGCATAGGGGGTACCTTGTACACAACTCTTGTTGCTTTTCTTGCTGTGACCTTTTGGCGCAGGTAG
- a CDS encoding DUF3098 domain-containing protein — MILSTHNYVLVALGVLAIVLGYAIMRLENEVDGFLSLYVAPLLILGGYLEIIYAILWRNSTHTGNSARSAE, encoded by the coding sequence ATGATCCTGTCGACCCACAACTACGTGCTGGTCGCCTTGGGCGTGTTGGCAATTGTCCTCGGATATGCCATCATGCGTCTGGAGAATGAGGTAGACGGCTTTCTCTCGCTCTATGTCGCTCCACTGCTGATCCTGGGGGGATACCTTGAGATCATTTATGCGATTCTCTGGCGAAACTCTACTCATACAGGTAATAGTGCTCGCTCCGCTGAATAA
- a CDS encoding DUF1343 domain-containing protein: protein MRCFVFLTIFLSAGSVLAQETVVRTGADILVESGFDRIAGHTVGLIVNHTALVGDEHLINLVHASPGVTLGAIFGPEHGLRGTAEDGEAVQDGVDQLTGAPVYSLYGKTRRPTPEMLSDLDLLVFDIQDVGARFYTFISTMGLAMQSAAEAGIPFVILDRPNPLSGAYASGFVLEPEVQSFVGQFSIPIAHGLTVGELATMIKGEALLPSLDSLELEVIPMQSWTRNMQWPDTGRPWVPTSPNIPQFETALVYPGTCFFESTSGSEGRGTRNPFLQVGAVGVNGSEIAAVLNRKSLPGVVFEGVEFTPEPLTSMDSAPKLNGQFIQGLGIKVTDRRTYQPVEVGIHIFHAYYHAVPAADEFLTRREWLARLSGTTKLAGMLESMTPEEIIASWQEELTNFIQRSEHYYLYE, encoded by the coding sequence ATGAGGTGTTTCGTATTTCTAACAATTTTTCTTAGTGCTGGGTCTGTGCTTGCCCAGGAAACCGTCGTGCGCACAGGAGCAGACATTCTGGTAGAATCCGGGTTTGACCGCATCGCCGGACATACCGTTGGATTGATTGTGAACCATACTGCACTGGTTGGAGACGAGCATCTCATAAATTTGGTGCATGCCTCACCAGGGGTCACGCTGGGGGCCATCTTCGGGCCTGAGCACGGATTGCGCGGCACGGCCGAGGATGGGGAAGCGGTGCAGGACGGAGTTGACCAGCTCACCGGTGCACCGGTTTACAGCCTCTATGGAAAGACTCGCAGGCCAACGCCGGAAATGTTATCCGATCTGGATTTGCTGGTCTTCGATATTCAGGATGTGGGAGCCCGGTTCTATACGTTCATTTCTACGATGGGGTTGGCAATGCAGTCTGCAGCAGAAGCTGGTATCCCGTTTGTAATTCTGGACCGGCCAAATCCCCTTTCTGGTGCCTATGCATCGGGGTTTGTTCTGGAGCCGGAAGTGCAATCATTTGTAGGTCAGTTCTCTATCCCGATTGCTCATGGTTTGACCGTAGGTGAATTGGCCACCATGATCAAGGGGGAGGCCTTACTGCCTAGTCTGGATTCTCTTGAACTGGAAGTCATTCCGATGCAAAGCTGGACACGGAATATGCAGTGGCCTGATACGGGGCGACCCTGGGTCCCCACTAGTCCGAATATTCCCCAGTTTGAGACAGCTTTGGTCTACCCGGGCACATGCTTTTTCGAATCGACTTCCGGGAGCGAGGGTAGAGGAACTCGAAACCCCTTCCTTCAGGTCGGAGCCGTTGGAGTTAATGGGAGTGAGATCGCCGCAGTACTTAACCGTAAATCCCTGCCGGGTGTAGTCTTTGAAGGTGTTGAATTCACGCCGGAACCCCTAACCAGCATGGACTCCGCACCCAAGTTGAATGGGCAGTTCATTCAGGGTTTGGGAATTAAAGTCACGGACCGAAGGACTTATCAGCCGGTTGAGGTGGGCATACATATCTTTCATGCATACTACCACGCGGTACCAGCTGCAGATGAGTTTTTAACTAGGCGCGAGTGGTTGGCCAGGCTCTCCGGCACCACAAAACTTGCCGGCATGCTGGAGTCCATGACACCGGAAGAGATTATAGCATCATGGCAGGAAGAACTCACCAATTTTATTCAGCGGAGCGAGCACTATTACCTGTATGAGTAG
- a CDS encoding nucleoside-diphosphate kinase, with the protein MTNNRTLAILKPDCVRRCLTGEVLRRIEIAGFKICALQMQQLTRNRAEGFYEVHRERPFFNDLIDFMTSGPCVPIVLEKKDAVERFRAFIGATDPEQADKGTIRRLFADSKAENIVHGSDSPENAEKEIAYFFDESGIPADAG; encoded by the coding sequence ATGACAAATAACCGCACACTTGCGATCCTGAAGCCCGATTGTGTTCGTAGGTGTCTGACAGGAGAAGTACTGCGTCGGATCGAAATCGCAGGATTCAAGATCTGTGCGCTGCAGATGCAACAACTGACACGTAACCGGGCAGAAGGATTTTATGAGGTACATCGGGAACGTCCATTTTTCAACGACCTGATCGACTTCATGACCAGCGGGCCATGTGTTCCGATTGTGCTTGAGAAGAAAGATGCCGTAGAACGCTTTCGAGCTTTTATTGGAGCCACGGATCCAGAGCAGGCAGACAAGGGAACCATCCGCAGGCTTTTTGCAGACAGCAAGGCGGAAAATATCGTCCATGGCTCGGATTCACCGGAAAATGCAGAAAAGGAAATTGCATATTTTTTCGATGAGTCGGGCATTCCTGCTGATGCTGGATGA
- a CDS encoding sulfatase, which produces MKLLKFIPLLLLVLAGCAQEQPPPNIVFIFTDDHTARALSAYGSVVNETPNLDRIAEEGMRFTQCLVTNSICAPSRAVILTGKHSHLNGQLTNGNRFDGTQQTFPKLLQAAGYQTSMIGKWHLQSAPTGFDHWQVLIGQGPYYNPRFLVPGDTIQIEGYTTDIITDLALDWLDTQRDPSKPFMLMYQHKAPHREWHPGPDHFELYADEDIPEPANLFDDYSNRASPAAEQGMTIARHMNVEDLKLTPPRSMNTEQAVGWEEIYGPRNEEFLAANLEGDDLTRWKYQRYAKEYLRTVAGVDDNVGRLLDYLEDQNLEENTVVIYSSDQGWYLGEHGWYDKRWMYEESLVTPLLVRWPGKIQPSSVNNAMVSNLDFAATFLDLAGVNVPSDMQGESLKPLFLSETPESWRTSHYYHYYEYPGYHCVERHYGVRTDRYKLIHFYNRDEWELFDLENDPMEMNSVYDDTAYSEIQAELKVELSRLRELYAVPEDERPTGPCIPNERGAPIRQ; this is translated from the coding sequence ATGAAACTTCTAAAATTTATCCCCCTCCTTCTTTTGGTGTTGGCGGGGTGTGCGCAGGAGCAGCCGCCACCGAACATTGTGTTCATCTTCACGGATGACCACACTGCGCGAGCACTGAGCGCGTACGGCTCAGTCGTAAATGAAACGCCAAACTTGGACCGGATTGCTGAAGAAGGCATGCGCTTTACACAGTGTCTGGTTACAAATTCGATTTGTGCGCCTAGCCGCGCAGTCATTCTGACGGGGAAACACAGCCATCTCAATGGACAACTCACCAATGGAAACCGATTTGATGGCACACAGCAAACATTCCCCAAACTGCTGCAAGCTGCGGGCTACCAAACCAGCATGATCGGGAAATGGCACCTGCAAAGTGCCCCAACCGGGTTTGATCACTGGCAAGTCCTTATCGGCCAAGGTCCCTATTACAATCCACGTTTCCTCGTTCCCGGAGATACTATTCAGATTGAAGGCTATACGACAGATATTATCACAGACTTGGCCCTAGACTGGCTGGATACACAGCGGGACCCTTCAAAACCCTTCATGCTTATGTATCAGCACAAGGCCCCTCACCGGGAATGGCATCCGGGCCCGGACCACTTCGAGTTGTATGCAGACGAAGACATCCCGGAGCCTGCAAATCTGTTTGATGACTACTCGAATCGTGCATCTCCTGCGGCCGAACAAGGCATGACTATCGCGAGGCATATGAATGTGGAGGATCTCAAGCTGACACCTCCCCGGAGTATGAATACAGAGCAGGCAGTCGGATGGGAAGAAATCTACGGTCCTCGGAATGAAGAATTCCTGGCTGCTAATCTCGAAGGCGACGACCTGACCCGATGGAAGTATCAACGCTACGCAAAAGAATACCTGCGTACAGTAGCCGGTGTAGATGACAATGTTGGACGCTTGCTGGATTATCTCGAAGATCAAAATCTCGAAGAGAATACGGTCGTAATCTACTCCTCGGACCAGGGATGGTATTTAGGCGAGCATGGATGGTATGATAAGCGCTGGATGTACGAAGAATCACTGGTGACTCCACTGCTTGTCCGCTGGCCAGGAAAAATCCAACCTAGCAGCGTGAACAATGCGATGGTGTCGAACCTGGACTTTGCAGCGACCTTCCTCGACTTGGCCGGCGTGAACGTTCCCAGCGACATGCAAGGAGAAAGCCTTAAACCACTGTTCCTGAGTGAAACCCCGGAAAGCTGGCGTACCAGTCACTATTACCACTACTACGAATATCCCGGCTACCACTGCGTGGAGCGACACTACGGGGTTCGAACTGATCGCTATAAACTCATCCATTTCTATAACCGTGATGAATGGGAGCTCTTTGATCTTGAGAACGATCCAATGGAAATGAACAGCGTGTATGATGATACCGCGTATTCCGAGATCCAGGCGGAACTAAAAGTGGAATTGAGCCGCCTACGTGAGCTCTATGCCGTCCCTGAAGATGAGCGCCCGACCGGTCCTTGCATCCCGAATGAGCGCGGTGCACCTATCCGACAATAG